In Ostrea edulis chromosome 4, xbOstEdul1.1, whole genome shotgun sequence, a single window of DNA contains:
- the LOC125670621 gene encoding monocarboxylate transporter 12-B-like isoform X3 — protein sequence MRKMSYRRVCFLGAALSSVGLIVLPFTMNMVFLLFFYGIMTGIGYCLLYVPSHTMSGLYYDKHRSLATGVATAGSGLGGIVFPNFVQYLIDEYGWRGSFLIVAGINLNTIIFSALIRESPLQREQKAKKRRVKMEEVRRNSSYQCKVEGKKLITDGDISDSSPGPPKPKVEEVNGTQENQETNDAKISESEDDRLLHNSESHNETVNSNSIRTVMLILLRNIPFCIFIVNNVIWNFGTVIPLLLGPEYFTTISFSQTESATLISIFSGGSFFGCVLGGVIGNIPNMNRLYLFIFVNLAVGIVGLFIPLEMTHTMLGLAITGVLWGTMFGLLLGLLVVVTADLVGIQYLGDAMGFLMLANGVGCIIGPPIGGWIGEETKSPAAAFYISSFSVIASSVLLLFIPLYKKLCKTETKLQRDLAEEIPSPAV from the exons ATGAGAAAGATGTCGTACCGTCGGGTTTGTTTTCTGGGAGCTGCCTTGAGCAGTGTCGGTCTCATTGTTTTGCCCTTTACAATGAATATGGTGTTTCTCCTCTTTTTCTATGGAATTATGACAG GTATTGGCTACTGTTTACTCTACGTTCCGTCTCACACAATGTCCGGACTGTACTACGACAAACACAGAAGCTTGGCCACAGGTGTGGCGACTGCAGGGTCCGGACTCGGGGGAATTGTGTTTCCCAACTTCGTCCAATACCTCATTGACGAGTATGGCTGGAGAGGGTCGTTTCTTATAGTGGCTGGTATCAACTTGAACACTATCATTTTTTCTGCTTTGATTCGAGAATCGCCATTACAACGAGAACAAAAGGCGAAAAAAAGGCGTGTTAAAATGGAGGAAGTCAGAAGGAATAGTTCTTATCAATGTAAAGTTGAGGGAAAAAAACTTATCACAGATGGTGACATTTCCGATTCATCTCCGGGTCCGCCAAAACCAAAGGTTGAGGAGGTAAACGGCACACAGGAAAACCAAGAGACAAATGATGCAAAGATTAGTGAATCAGAGGATGACAGACTCCTTCATAACAGCGAATCTCACAACGAAACGGTCAATTCTAACTCGATCCGAACAGTAATGCTGATTTTGTTGCGAAATATAccattttgcatttttattgtaaacaatgtTATATGGAATTTCGGAACAGTGATACCTCTATTGCTAGGTCCAGAATACTTCACAACCATTAGCTTTTCTCAGACAGAATCCGCCACCCTCATTTCTATCTTTTCTGGCGGATCTTTCTTTGGATGTGTTTTAGGAGGTGTTATTGGAAATATACCAAACATGAATAGGTTGTACCTCTTCATATTCGTGAATTTGGCTGTAGGAATTGTTGGGCTTTTTATTCCATTAGAAATGACACACACCATGCTCGGTTTGGCGATTACTGGAGTTCTTTGGGGAACCATGTTTGGTTTACTGTTAGGATTGCTAGTCGTTGTCACGGCCGATTTGGTGGGAATTCAATATTTAGGAGACGCCATGGGGTTCCTGATGTTGGCCAATGGCGTTGGTTGTATAATTGGTCCTCCAATTGGCG GTTGGATTGGAGAGGAGACGAAGTCGCCAGCTGCAGCGTTTTATATTTCTAGTTTCTCTGTCATTGCGTCATCAGTCCTTTTGTTGTTCATTCCACTTTATAAAAAGCTCTGCAAGACAGAAACAAAGCTACAACGAGATTTAGCAGAAGAAATTCCTAGTCCTGCTGTATAG
- the LOC125670621 gene encoding monocarboxylate transporter 14-like isoform X2: MAFEKVENPWGLVIIVSAFCIQFITFGVATSFGVFIVELLRHFDVSLAFVSLIGSINIGIFLGAGPIASILMRKMSYRRVCFLGAALSSVGLIVLPFTMNMVFLLFFYGIMTGIGYCLLYVPSHTMSGLYYDKHRSLATGVATAGSGLGGIVFPNFVQYLIDEYGWRGSFLIVAGINLNTIIFSALIRESPLQREQKAKKRRVKMEEVRRNSSYQCKVEGKKLITDGDISDSSPGPPKPKVEEVNGTQENQETNDAKISESEDDRLLHNSESHNETVNSNSIRTVMLILLRNIPFCIFIVNNVIWNFGTVIPLLLGPEYFTTISFSQTESATLISIFSGGSFFGCVLGGVIGNIPNMNRLYLFIFVNLAVGIVGLFIPLEMTHTMLGLAITGVLWGTMFGLLLGLLVVVTADLVGIQYLGDAMGFLMLANGVGCIIGPPIGGKFTKY, translated from the exons ATGGCGTTTGAAAAAGTGGAGAACCCATGGGGACTGGTGATAATAGTGTCCGCATTCTGTATACAGTTCATCACGTTTGGCGTCGCCACGTCCTTCGGTGTTTTCATCGTGGAGCTTCTTCGCCATTTCGATGTCAGTTTAGCTTTTGTATCCCTCATCGGATCCATCAACATTGGAATCTTTCTGGGAGCTG GACCAATTGCCAGTATTCTGATGAGAAAGATGTCGTACCGTCGGGTTTGTTTTCTGGGAGCTGCCTTGAGCAGTGTCGGTCTCATTGTTTTGCCCTTTACAATGAATATGGTGTTTCTCCTCTTTTTCTATGGAATTATGACAG GTATTGGCTACTGTTTACTCTACGTTCCGTCTCACACAATGTCCGGACTGTACTACGACAAACACAGAAGCTTGGCCACAGGTGTGGCGACTGCAGGGTCCGGACTCGGGGGAATTGTGTTTCCCAACTTCGTCCAATACCTCATTGACGAGTATGGCTGGAGAGGGTCGTTTCTTATAGTGGCTGGTATCAACTTGAACACTATCATTTTTTCTGCTTTGATTCGAGAATCGCCATTACAACGAGAACAAAAGGCGAAAAAAAGGCGTGTTAAAATGGAGGAAGTCAGAAGGAATAGTTCTTATCAATGTAAAGTTGAGGGAAAAAAACTTATCACAGATGGTGACATTTCCGATTCATCTCCGGGTCCGCCAAAACCAAAGGTTGAGGAGGTAAACGGCACACAGGAAAACCAAGAGACAAATGATGCAAAGATTAGTGAATCAGAGGATGACAGACTCCTTCATAACAGCGAATCTCACAACGAAACGGTCAATTCTAACTCGATCCGAACAGTAATGCTGATTTTGTTGCGAAATATAccattttgcatttttattgtaaacaatgtTATATGGAATTTCGGAACAGTGATACCTCTATTGCTAGGTCCAGAATACTTCACAACCATTAGCTTTTCTCAGACAGAATCCGCCACCCTCATTTCTATCTTTTCTGGCGGATCTTTCTTTGGATGTGTTTTAGGAGGTGTTATTGGAAATATACCAAACATGAATAGGTTGTACCTCTTCATATTCGTGAATTTGGCTGTAGGAATTGTTGGGCTTTTTATTCCATTAGAAATGACACACACCATGCTCGGTTTGGCGATTACTGGAGTTCTTTGGGGAACCATGTTTGGTTTACTGTTAGGATTGCTAGTCGTTGTCACGGCCGATTTGGTGGGAATTCAATATTTAGGAGACGCCATGGGGTTCCTGATGTTGGCCAATGGCGTTGGTTGTATAATTGGTCCTCCAATTGGCGGTAAGTTCACTAAATACTAG
- the LOC125670621 gene encoding monocarboxylate transporter 14-like isoform X1 yields the protein MAFEKVENPWGLVIIVSAFCIQFITFGVATSFGVFIVELLRHFDVSLAFVSLIGSINIGIFLGAGPIASILMRKMSYRRVCFLGAALSSVGLIVLPFTMNMVFLLFFYGIMTGIGYCLLYVPSHTMSGLYYDKHRSLATGVATAGSGLGGIVFPNFVQYLIDEYGWRGSFLIVAGINLNTIIFSALIRESPLQREQKAKKRRVKMEEVRRNSSYQCKVEGKKLITDGDISDSSPGPPKPKVEEVNGTQENQETNDAKISESEDDRLLHNSESHNETVNSNSIRTVMLILLRNIPFCIFIVNNVIWNFGTVIPLLLGPEYFTTISFSQTESATLISIFSGGSFFGCVLGGVIGNIPNMNRLYLFIFVNLAVGIVGLFIPLEMTHTMLGLAITGVLWGTMFGLLLGLLVVVTADLVGIQYLGDAMGFLMLANGVGCIIGPPIGGWIGEETKSPAAAFYISSFSVIASSVLLLFIPLYKKLCKTETKLQRDLAEEIPSPAV from the exons ATGGCGTTTGAAAAAGTGGAGAACCCATGGGGACTGGTGATAATAGTGTCCGCATTCTGTATACAGTTCATCACGTTTGGCGTCGCCACGTCCTTCGGTGTTTTCATCGTGGAGCTTCTTCGCCATTTCGATGTCAGTTTAGCTTTTGTATCCCTCATCGGATCCATCAACATTGGAATCTTTCTGGGAGCTG GACCAATTGCCAGTATTCTGATGAGAAAGATGTCGTACCGTCGGGTTTGTTTTCTGGGAGCTGCCTTGAGCAGTGTCGGTCTCATTGTTTTGCCCTTTACAATGAATATGGTGTTTCTCCTCTTTTTCTATGGAATTATGACAG GTATTGGCTACTGTTTACTCTACGTTCCGTCTCACACAATGTCCGGACTGTACTACGACAAACACAGAAGCTTGGCCACAGGTGTGGCGACTGCAGGGTCCGGACTCGGGGGAATTGTGTTTCCCAACTTCGTCCAATACCTCATTGACGAGTATGGCTGGAGAGGGTCGTTTCTTATAGTGGCTGGTATCAACTTGAACACTATCATTTTTTCTGCTTTGATTCGAGAATCGCCATTACAACGAGAACAAAAGGCGAAAAAAAGGCGTGTTAAAATGGAGGAAGTCAGAAGGAATAGTTCTTATCAATGTAAAGTTGAGGGAAAAAAACTTATCACAGATGGTGACATTTCCGATTCATCTCCGGGTCCGCCAAAACCAAAGGTTGAGGAGGTAAACGGCACACAGGAAAACCAAGAGACAAATGATGCAAAGATTAGTGAATCAGAGGATGACAGACTCCTTCATAACAGCGAATCTCACAACGAAACGGTCAATTCTAACTCGATCCGAACAGTAATGCTGATTTTGTTGCGAAATATAccattttgcatttttattgtaaacaatgtTATATGGAATTTCGGAACAGTGATACCTCTATTGCTAGGTCCAGAATACTTCACAACCATTAGCTTTTCTCAGACAGAATCCGCCACCCTCATTTCTATCTTTTCTGGCGGATCTTTCTTTGGATGTGTTTTAGGAGGTGTTATTGGAAATATACCAAACATGAATAGGTTGTACCTCTTCATATTCGTGAATTTGGCTGTAGGAATTGTTGGGCTTTTTATTCCATTAGAAATGACACACACCATGCTCGGTTTGGCGATTACTGGAGTTCTTTGGGGAACCATGTTTGGTTTACTGTTAGGATTGCTAGTCGTTGTCACGGCCGATTTGGTGGGAATTCAATATTTAGGAGACGCCATGGGGTTCCTGATGTTGGCCAATGGCGTTGGTTGTATAATTGGTCCTCCAATTGGCG GTTGGATTGGAGAGGAGACGAAGTCGCCAGCTGCAGCGTTTTATATTTCTAGTTTCTCTGTCATTGCGTCATCAGTCCTTTTGTTGTTCATTCCACTTTATAAAAAGCTCTGCAAGACAGAAACAAAGCTACAACGAGATTTAGCAGAAGAAATTCCTAGTCCTGCTGTATAG
- the LOC125670840 gene encoding 26S proteasome regulatory subunit 6A-B, translating into MATLEDKAIWEDGEESLGEQILKLNTDEIVTRTKLLENEIKIMKSEILRINHDLTATKEKIKENTEKIKVNKTLPYLVSNVIELLDMEPQDSGEEDGANIDLDAQRKGKCAVIKTSTRQTYFLPVIGLVDPEKLSPGDIVGVNKDSYLILETLPQEYDSRVKAMEVDERPTEQYSDIGGLDKQIQELIEAVVLPMTHKERFETLGIQPPKGVLLYGAPGTGKTLLARACAAQTKSTFLKLAGPQLVQMFIGDGAKLVRDAFALAKEKQPAIIFIDELDAIGTKRFDSEKAGDREVQRTMLELLNQMDGFQPNAQIKVIAATNRVDILDPALLRSGRLDRKIEFPHPNEEARARILQIHSRKMNVSKEVNFEELARCTDDFNGAQLKAVCVEAGMIALRREATELDHEDYMDAIIEVQAKKKANLMYYA; encoded by the exons ATGGCGACTCTGGAAGATAAAGCGATCTGGGAAGACGGAGAG GAAAGTTTGGGTGAacagattttgaaattgaatacaGATGAGATAGTGACTAGGACCAAACTGCTTGAAAATGAAATCAAG ATTATGAAGAGTGAAATTCTAAGAATCAATCATGACCTAACAGCAACAAAAGAGAAGAtcaaagaaaacacagaaaaaaTCAAAGTCAATAAAACTCTTCCATACTTGGTGTCAAATGTTATTGAG TTATTGGACATGGAGCCCCAGGACAGCGGGGAAGAAGATGGAGCTAACATCGATCTTGATGCACAAAGGAAGGGCAAGTGTGCTGTGATCAAGACATCCACAAGACAG ACATATTTCCTGCCAGTCATAGGATTAGTGGATCCAGAGAAATTGAGCCCAGGGGATATAGTG GGTGTTAACAAGGATTCATACTTGATTTTGGAAACCTTACCACAAGA atatGACTCGAGAGTGAAAGCTATGGAAGTGGATGAGAGACCTACTGAGCAGTACTCTGACATTGGGGGTCTGGACAAACAGATTCAAGAG CTGATTGAAGCTGTGGTGTTACCAATGACACACAAGGAAAGATTTGAAACTCTCGGAATACAACCACCAAAAG GTGTGTTACTCTATGGTGCCCCAGGAACGGGTAAGACACTCCTGGCTCGTGCATGTGCAGCACAAACCAAATCAACATTTCTCAAATTAGCCGGGCCACAGCTTGTGCAGATGTTCATTGGAGATGGAGCAAAACTTGTTAGAGATGCATTTGCTCTTGCAAAGGAAAAACAGCCCGCAATTATATTCATTGATGAATTAGATGCAATAG GAACAAAACGATTTGATTCTGAGAAGGCTGGTGACAGAGAAGTTCAAAGAACAATGTTGGAATTACTCAACCAAATGGATGGTTTCCAGCCAAATGCACAAATCAAG GTGATCGCTGCTACCAACAGAGTGGACATATTGGATCCTGCTTTACTACGCTCAGGGAGGTTAGATAGAAAAATAGAATTCCCACACCCCAACGAGGAAGCTAGGGCTCGAATTTTACAAATTCACTCCAGGAAAATGAACGTCAG CAAAGAAGTAAATTTTGAAGAGTTGGCAAGATGTACAGATGATTTTAATGGTGCACAACTAAAAGCAGTTTGTGTAGAGGCT GGTATGATTGCATTGAGACGAGAGGCCACGGAACTGGACCATGAAGATTACATGGATGCCATCATAGAAGTACAAGCCAAGAAAAAAGCAAATCTTATGTATTATGCTTAG